One Aphidius gifuensis isolate YNYX2018 linkage group LG3, ASM1490517v1, whole genome shotgun sequence DNA window includes the following coding sequences:
- the LOC122852455 gene encoding 60S ribosomal protein L15 — protein MGAYKYMQELYRKKQSDVLRFLLRVRCWQYRQLTKMHRAPRPSRPDKARRLGYKAKQGFVIFRIRVRRGGRKRPVPKGATFGKPKGHGINQLKPSRKLQSVAEERVGRRCGGLRVLNSYWVAQDSSYKYFEVILVDPAHKAIQNDPKINWLCKAVHKHRELRGLTSSGKSSRGLGKGHRFSQTIGGSRRAAWLRRNSLSLRRKR, from the exons CCGCTTTTTATTGCGTGTAAGATGTTGGCAATATCGTCAACTCACAAAAATGCATCGTGCACCAAGACCATCCCGTCCAGACAAAGCTCGTCGTCTAGGATACAAAGCTAaacaag GTTTCGTTATCTTCAGAATCCGTGTACGTCGTGGTGGACGTAAACGTCCAGTACCAAAAGGTGCAACATTTGGTAAACCAAAAGGTCACGGTATCAACCAATTGAAACCAAGCAGAAAACTTCAATCAGTTGCTGAG gaACGTGTTGGACGTCGTTGTGGTGGTTTGAGAGTACTCAACAGCTACTGGGTAGCCCAAGATTCATCATACAAATACTTTGAAGTCATTTTGGTTGACCCAGCACACAAG gcTATCCAAAACGACCCAAAGATCAATTGGTTATGCAAAGCTGTCCACAAACATCGTGAACTCCGTGGACTCACATCATCAGGCAAAAGCTCACGTGGTTTGGGCAAAGGACATCGTTTCTCACAGACAATTGGTGGATCACGCAGAGCAGCATGGCTCCGAAGAAACTCACTTTCTCTCCGCAGAAAGCGATAA
- the LOC122850995 gene encoding band 7 protein AGAP004871-like: MSLTIENMDNDDLAVVQMDESPVEPIQRPPNKMIGAEATRERDCFDDELCSTVFELLSWILIILTMPISFFACLKIVQEYERAVIFRLGRLLPGGSKGPGIFFILPCIDSYSKVDLRSRTYDVPPQEVLTKDGVTVAVDAVVYYRIRNATSSITNVEDAHHSTRLLAQTTLRNTIGKYPLHEILSERRYMSGNMQIILDKATDTWGIQVDRVEIKDVCLPVQLQRAMAAEAEASREARAKVIAAQGEHNASRALREAAEVIGDSPAALQLRYLQTLSTISTENNSTIIFPLPIDILSYFMAAKEACK, translated from the exons atgtctcttacaattgaaaatatggaCAATGATGATTTAGCTGTTGTTCAAATGGATGAAAGTCCTGTTGAACCAATACAACGTCCACCTAATAAAATGATTGGag CTGAGGCAACTAGAGAACGTGAttgttttgatgatgaattatgCTCAAcagtatttgaattattatcatggaTTCTCATCATCTTGACAATGCCAATATCATTTTTTGCTTGTTTAAaa ATTGTTCAGGAGTATGAAAGAGCTGTGATATTTCGTCTTGGACGATTGCTTCCAGGTGGATCCAAGGGTccag gtattttttttatattaccatGCATCGACTCGTATTCAAAGGTCGATCTCCGATCACGTACCTACGATGTGCCACCCCAAGAG GTATTGACAAAAGACGGTGTAACAGTTGctgttgatgctgttgtttATTATAGAATTAGAAATGcaacatcatcaataacaAATGTTGAAGATGCACATCATAGTACACGTTTACTAGCACAAACAACATTGAGAAATACTATTGGAAAATATCCACTTCATGAAATACTAAGTGAACGTAGATATATGTCAGGAAATATGCag attATATTGGACAAAGCGACAGATACCTGGGGTATCCAAGTTGATCGAGttgaaat taaggATGTATGTCTACCAGTGCAATTGCAAAGAGCCATGGCAGCTGAAGCTGAAGCATCACGTGAAGCTAGAGCAaag gTAATTGCTGCACAAGGAGAGCATAATGCAAGTAGAGCTTTGAGAGAAGCTGCTGAAGTTATTGGTGATTCACCAGCTGCTCTACAGCTACGTTATCTtcag aCTTTAAGTACAATTTCaactgaaaataattcaactatcATTTTTCCATTACCCATTGATATATTGTCATATTTCATGGCTGCAAAAGAagcttgtaaataa
- the LOC122852456 gene encoding ATPase WRNIP1-like: MEYDKGLVPCPICSKEFTKSSIETHASKCLFFNESTSSNSSQKFSQSPTVNKKSKQTFFQGSQKASSSSTNKNHNFINNDVINKPGVSQTIKLADNNQKNIQKNTVPLAERMRPNTLENYVGQVHALGKESMLLQLFMKYEIPNIIIWGPPGCGKTSLANVIANICKQCPSGKLRYVKLSAAMCGVAEVKESANIAANDLKFGRKTVIFMDEIHRFNKAQQDIFLPHIEAGTITLVGATTENPSFSLNSALLSRCRVIVLEKLTTNNLKNILTRAVASLNGIINNGLNTKDIKLDNDNLPKFIIDERTIDFLAETCDGDARIALGGLELTVQSKTPHEDELSCQEASSITLEDVKDNLKKTHMLYDRNGEQHYDIISAFHKSIRASEENAALYWLARMMAGGEDPVYIARRMVRMASEDIGLEDPKALSIAVQTMQACKMIGMPDCDVNLSQCATYLARAPKSRLMEDSLRAAQRLVAEHKGPQPSVPLHLRNAPTKLMSDLGYGKGYNMKHHSVSQLTYLPEGLEHVSFF, encoded by the exons atggaGTATGACAAAGGTCTTGTCCCATGTCCAATTTGTTCGAAAGAATTTACAAAGTCAAGCATAGAAACTCATGCATCTAAATGtttgtttttcaatgaatCAACAAGTAGCAATAGCAGTCAAAAATTCAGTCAATCACCtactgttaataaaaaatctaaacaaACATTTTTTCAAGGAAGTCAAAAggcttcatcttcatcaacaaataaaaatcacaatttCATTAACAATGATGTCATTAACAAACCTGGTGTCAgtcaaacaataaaattagctgataataatcaaaaaaatattcaaaaaaatacagtacCTTTGGCTGAACGAATGAGACCAAATACTTTAGAAAATTATGTTGGACAAGTTCATGCTCTTGGTAAAGAAAGTATGCTTCTTCagttatttatgaaatatgaaattccaaatattattatctggGGACCACCAGGTTGTGGTAAGACTTCTCTTGCAAATGTAATAGCCAATATCTGCAAGCAATGTCCATCTGGTAAATTACGTTATGTAAAATTATCAGCAGCAATGTGTGGAGTTGCTGAAGTTAAAGAATCAGCAAATATTGCAgctaatgatttaaaatttggtCGTAAAACAGTGATATTTATGGATGAAATTCATCGTTTTAATAAAGCACAACAAGATATATTTCTTCCACATATTGAAGCTGGTACAATAACACTAGTTGGTGCTACAACTGAAAATCCATCATTTAGTTTAAATTCAGCATTATTAAGTCGTTGTCGAGTTAttgttttagaaaaattaacaacaaataatttgaaaaatatattaactcgTGCTGTAGCATCATTAAATGGAATAATTAACAATGGCTTGAATACTAAAGacataaaattagataatgataatttaccaaaatttataattgatgaaAGAACAATTGATTTTCTTGCTGAAACTTGTGATGGTGATGCTAGAATAGCACTTGGTGGTCTTGAATTAACTGTACAATCAAAAACTCCTCATGAAGATGAATTGTCATGTCAAGAAGCAAGTTCAATAACACTTGAAGATgttaaagataatttaaaaaaaacacatatgTTGTATGACAGAAATGGTGAACAACATTATGATATAATATCAGCATTTCATAAATCAATAAGAGCTAGTGAAGAAAATGCTGCATTATATTGGTTAGCAAGAATGATGGCTGGTGGTGAAGATCCAGTTTATATTGCAAGACGTATGGTAAGAATGGCAAGTGAAGATATTGGCTTAGAAGATCCAAAAGCATTGAGTATTGCTGTACAAACAATGCAAGCATGTAAAATGATTGGAATGCCTGATTGTGATGTTAATTTATCACAGTGTGCTACTTATTTAGCAAGAGCACCAAAATCAAGACTAATGGAAGATTCTTTGAGAGCTGCACAACGACTTGTTGCTGAACATAAAGGACCACAACCTTCTGTTCCATTACATCTTAGAAATGCACCGACAAAACTCATGTCTGAtcttg gATACGGTAAAGGATATAATATGAAACATCACAGTGTATCTCAGCTGACGTATTTACCAGAAGGACTAGAacatgtttcttttttttga
- the LOC122850996 gene encoding cytochrome P450 6B1-like has translation MSQYLIIILIILLYIFYKYLTKNYGYWKLRGIPEATGAIPIFGHFKDVILMKKNMGPFLEDIDKEHRDKSMVGIYEFRQPVLIIRDTNLIKFILQTGFNSFSEHPTLDEILDPLFSKDPFFENNQQWKESRGFFTNAFSGKKIKELVPIINDICKKFINYMDKKISINNTSGDIEVKNLFSKFTAAVSGSTILGIDAETFVDNDSPDSLRSMMDGIFLPKSLSIRQILVFFAPGIGKLFGIGFVPNWINKGFQQIVDNIVLFRKNNSTSRNDILQLIIDNLNKEKKSDKTAAAHCFGFFVEIYETSSIALSTMSYFLAKYPEIQDKARNEINNIINNYNGELTYEALNDMTYLEQIAKEALRIVPPGGRLIKNCTEPVTLEGSDGLVCHLNTGDQVVIPVYALHKNPEHWENPDNFYPERFDKSQDKERKRYTFLPFGEGPRMCPGIRFAIIQIKAVMASLLLNYIFESSSKMLEPIQMDPKHFLSTVKGGYWIKIRRLNHDDDNNNYFSYLSDHSELDKNLDPLLSYDPFFSNDKDWKNDRSIFTNSFTASVSTSVILGIDGQLFVDKDLPDSFKSMMDTLFIPSKLRTLQKNNMIIKNDILQCIIDQIKEQNMPDKLAAAYAFGFFIEIYETSSLTLSAMTYFIAKNYDIQMKLKNEINNVFNKYGEFTYKALNEMNYFDKVLKESHRLLPPAGKMLKICTKSIKLEGQDGLVCNLKKGDKILIPIYAIHRNPEYWKNPDEFIPERFEKTNDIHRYSYLPFGAGPRMCPGQRFAVLQIKIVMSIILKNYTLELSSKMIDPIQIDPRYFLTTIKDGYWIKIKCEKY, from the exons ATGAGTCAgtacttaattattatattaataattttgttatatattttttataaatatttaactaaaaattatggTTATTGGAAATTACGTGGTATACCAGAAGCCACTGGTGCTATTCCAATATTTGGACATTTTAAAGATgttatattaatgaaaaaaaatatgggtCCATTTCTTGAAGATATTGATAAAGAACATCGTGATAAAAGTATGGTTGGAATTTATGAATTTCGTCAACCAGTGTTAATTATTAGAGATACAAatcttattaaatttatattacaaacTGGATTTAATAGTTTTAGTGAACATCCAACACTTGATGAAATATTAGATccattattttcaaaagatccattttttgaaaataatcaacaatggAAAGAATCACGTGGTTTTTTTACAAATGCATTTtctggtaaaaaaattaaagaactAGTACCAATTATCAatgatatatgtaaaaaatttataaattatatggataaaaaaatatcgataaataATACAAGTGGTGATAttgaagttaaaaatttattttcaaaatttactgCTGCTGTATCAGGTAGTACAATTCTTGGTATTGATGCTGAAacatttgttgataatgattCACCAGATTCATTGAGATCAATGATGGATGGTATATTTCTTCCAAAATCATTAAGTATCCGACaaatattagtattttttgcaccaggtattggtaaattatttggcATTGGTTTTGTGCCAAATTGGATTAACAAAGGTTTTCaacaaattgttgataatattgtattatttagaaaaaataattcaacatctAGAAAtgatatattacaattaataattgataatttaaataaggaaaaaaaatcagataaaaCAGCAGCTGCACACtgttttggtttttttgttgaaatatatgAAACGTCAAGTATTGCATTAAGTACAATGTCATATTTTCTTGCAAAATATCCAGAAATTCAAGATAAAGCtagaaatgaaattaataatattataaataattataatggtGAATTAACATATGAAGCATTAAATGACATGACGTATTTAGAACAAATTGCAAAAGAAGCATTGAGAATTGTACCACCTGGTGgaagattaattaaaaattgtactgAGCCAGTAACTCTTGAAGGATCAGATGGTCTtgtttgtcatttaaatacaGGTGATCAAGTTGTAATTCCAGTTTATGCATTACATAAAAATCCTGAGCATTGGGAAAATCCAGATAATTTTTATCCAGAAAGATTTGACAAAAGTCAAGATAAAGAACGTAAACGTTATACATTTTTACCATTTGGTGAAGGTCCACGTATGTGTCCTGGTATAAGATTTGcaattatacaaattaaagcAGTTATGgcaagtttattattaaattatatatttgaatcatCAAGTAAAATGTTGGAACCAATACAAATGGAtccaaaacattttttatcaacagtaAAAGGTGGATATTGGATTAAAATACGTCGTCttaatcatgatgatgataataataatta TTTCAGTTATTTAAGTGATCACAGtgaacttgataaaaatttagatcCACTTTTAAGTTATGatccatttttttcaaatgataaagATTGGAAAAATGATCGttcaatttttacaaattca tttacTGCTAGTGTGTCAACAAGTGTTATTCTTGGTATTGATGGACAActatttgttgataaagatTTACCAgattcatttaaatcaatgatggatacattatttattccaAGTAAATTACGTACACTTC aaaaaaataatatgattattaaaaatgatattttacaaTGTATTATTGATCAAATTAAAGAACAAAATATGCCTGATAAATTAGCAGCTGCATATGCATTtggatttttcattgaaatttatgAAACATCAAGCTTAACATTGAGTGCAATGACATATTTTATTGCTAAAAATTATGACATTCAAATGAaacttaaaaatgaaattaataatgtatttaataaatatggaGAATTTACATATAAAGCACTCAatgaaatgaattattttgataaagttttaaaagagTCACATAGATTACTTCCACCAGCTggtaaaatgttaaaaatttgtacTAAATCTATTAAATTAGAAGGACAAGATGGTTTagtatgtaatttaaaaaaaggtgACAAAATACTTATTCCAATTTATGCTATTCATAGAAATCCAGAGTACTGGAAAAATCCTGATGAATTTATTCCAGAAAGATTTGAAAAAACCAATGACATACATCGCTATTCATATTTACCATTTGGTGCAGGTCCACGTATGTGTCCTGGACAAAGATTTGCAGtactacaaattaaaatagttatgtcaataattttgaaaaattatacacTCGAGCTTTCTTCAAAAATGATTGATCCAATACAAATTGatccaagatattttttaacaacaattaaagaTGGCTATTggatcaaaataaaatgtgaaaaatattag
- the LOC122852457 gene encoding uncharacterized protein LOC122852457, translated as MNNTYHVHQANTNKVKSGEEPPPSYDQLQFLGRINYPQDVGGNIQPTISSTVPTSIQITGDINHHESENTLANQTALCLINWVVAVSLCLIFMIIYGAFNMFKYIRSENYHLQNQYDTSK; from the exons atgaataatacttATCAC gtacATCAAGCAAATACAAATAAAGTTAAGTCTGGAGAAGAACCACCGCCTTCATATGATCAGCTTCAATTTTTAGGACGTATAAATTATCCTCAAGATGTTGGAGGCAATATTCAACCAACCATCAGCTCAACTGTTCCAACATCAAttc aaataacTGGAGATATAAATCATCATGAAAGTGAAAATACATTGGCTAATCAAACAGCTCTGTGCTTGATAAATTGGGTTGTTGCTGTTTCactttgtttaattttcatgattatctATGGTGCCTTCAATATGTTCAAGTACATACGTTctgaaaattatcatttacaaaatcaatatgacacatcaaaataa
- the LOC122852458 gene encoding uncharacterized protein LOC122852458, with product MKKINYIILKIIIIFKLLSMVIAICPATNETVDVNLKELSGGWYVTAATPVTGQVGKCLYFEIEKSENNEFIMNFTSTSYRNNQRIWWDVRGFQNGKILMAKWRLSTSAKPIGPFQHQVVAINHDEYIAIIVCATDTKHITKGQVALILSRQKILPPTILINLKTIMAKYVDRNDILDIDNTCDGITI from the exons atgaaaaaaataaattatataattttaaaaattattattatttttaaattattgtcaatggTAATTGCAATTTGTCCAGCTACTAATGAAACAGTTGATGTTAATTTGAAagag ttatctGGAGGTTGGTACGTGACAGCAGCAACACCAGTAACTGGGCAAGTTGGAAAATGTTTGtattttgaaattgaaaaaagtgaaaataatgaatttatcatgaattttACATCAACAAGTTATAGAAATAATCAACGTATCTGGTGGGATGTCAGAGGTTTTCAAAatggtaaaattttaatggcTAAATGGAGGCTTTCAACATCAGCTAAACcaattg GTCCATTTCAACATCAAGTTGTTGCTATAAATCATGATGAATACATTGCAATAATTGTTTGTGCAACAGACACAAAACATATTACTAAAGGCCAAGTTGCTCTTATTTTATCACGTCAAAAAATTCTTCCgccaacaatattaattaatttaaaaacaataatggcAAAATATGTTGATAGAAATGATATTCTTGACATCGACAATACCTGTGAcggcattacaatttaa